The following nucleotide sequence is from Mytilus trossulus isolate FHL-02 chromosome 9, PNRI_Mtr1.1.1.hap1, whole genome shotgun sequence.
acttaaaaattaaaaataagattgatcacaataaaacaaatttcaagtGTCCAGATTTACTGAGTCCCTTGTTATCCCCTTTTTTACTCCCTTagtcaaaatatatgttttagatttaaaatccaTCCAACCTCCCTGATTGCTATTCACATGAAAAGATAAATTTTCCAGGTTTtctaaatacaaattatataaaataaaaatgtaatacaaaataaagGTCACAAACACTACATTTAATGGAAATCTCTAATAAACCTGTAATAAAGTGACGGTGAAAACAAATGCTTAGATGTCTAGGCGCACACAACGTGTTTCTGGAATAACCTTGACCTTTCCGTGTGGTTAGATTATTCCCACGTTTTTTTAAGACCCAGGCCGTGACGTGACGGTGGTTTAATGCTTTTGTATCGTTTAGTATACCACACATCGAATATACATTTGTGTACaaagttcaaaaatataaaacgttTAAGAGTATAAAATGGCCTGCACAGAATTACCAGCTAACATAGTTTATTAAAACTGTATCGTCAAAATAATGCTAGTACGAAAAAAACCTTTGGGAACGAGTACGAAAAACCCGTTGGGAGCGACAATTTAACTTCAAATTGGGGTATGCTTTTTGTcctaaaaaatattctgatcctCAACTTGATGTAAACAATCTTGTGGTAGATCAGATGAAagattttgtttatcattttcaaCTTATAATACAAGATAAAACAAGGCACCACTTTCTGAAGATGTTtacatgttatatttgatttttgtctaatgcttagtccgtttctttgtttgttacattttaacgtcgtgtcgttgttctcctctttatatatttgatgcgtttccctcggttttggtttgttaccccgattatattttttgtccatagatttaggAGTTTACGAAAATTAAACaaaccaaatttattttaacagcggtatactactgttgcctttatttacataacatttcaaatattgtttttgtatatgttCTTACTTAAAAAGACGTGTAAAGTAACCTTTTTCAAAGtcctttgaaaaaatataagaaaactaaAACAAACTTTGAACCACACTATTCctctgatattttgtattggATATACGTATAGCAGTTTGAAAAACACTAAATTTGAACATAAAGAAGCTAAAAATATTTCCTTATTAAACAATACAACgtgattaaaacgtttagctgaattttacagagttacctccctgtagtgttaggtgcCACCTggtcaaagttaatattttgacaaaattttaagaaaattaaacgagacaaatttattttagtcaaggtgttaGGTACCATGTACTTAAACAGCCTCTTAAAGTCCGTTGTTGAATATAAAGAACAATGTTTGTTGAtaacttaatttaattttggatgtaacgcgtcttctgattggctgacgttattttgttatcagcccatagacatcattaatttagtcatgtgaccatgacgtcatcaacgttttttcatggtttttcacgatttaaaatggaatttagaattaaattatgagaaatgactgtaatgtttgtttctgtctattcgaaataacattaaaaaaaatatggtggacactgttaaataacccgctacgcccGTTATTCAGTATGCACcaaatgtttttatgttatttcttcatagacagaaataaaatattacagtcattccttaagtACAATATACCTTTCCGGAATATTAATCCTTTGCCTTCAGGGTCAGTCATCTTTGATAACTCCttcttattttgtttcatattttcaaatgatgTAGTTTTAATGATGTCTGTAACTAAATCGTTGGTACAAGATATCTCCAAAGATTTTGCTAAATTTGTTATGGCTGATTGTGGTTGCTGAAAAAAAGTAGGACTGTAAATGTAAACTGAAACTCttacaatttaattaaatttaagacatgcaaaataataaaagaagatgttaTATGGATCGATGCCAATGATACAAATCTCCAGTAAAAGACTAAATAACAttgacattaacaactattatAATGGATCAACGTAAGTTgatgaacaaaacccatactCCGTACTGCATATTCAGCTATCAAAGCCCctaatgacaaatgtaaatcaattcaaatgaaaaaaaataatgtttgaaatgtactttaatatgctattgtttcagaaaaagggagaaggtttggatccattaaaacgtgtaatcccgctgcaaatgtttgcacctgtcctaagtcaggaatctgatgtacagtagttgtcgtttgtttatgtaatatatacgtgtttctcgtttctcgttttgtttataaagattagaccgttggttttcccgtttgaatggttttacactagtaattttggggccctttatagcttgttgttcggtgtgagccaaggctccgtgttgaaggccgtactttaacctataatggtttactttttaaattgttatttggatggagagttgtctcattggcactcacaccacatcttcctatatctattatgataatttatatttctgtatagttataaaccaaatgtaacaaagcaaaacaaaattaagatgAACTTTGCGTACAACCTAACAGGAAAAGTCAGTGTCCACGATTTTCTTAACAGCAATAGCTacagaacaaaacaaataatggaAACTATAATGTATaaggacatatatatattatttacattaAGAAAAAGTTTGCATTGAataattaacatgtttaaattctAAACACAACAAACCTAAACACGTCATTTTACTAAACACTTTAATGACGGACACGTAAGCACTttcctaaacatgtttagatattaaacatgattagTCCCAACCAATTCATTAACATGAAATGTACTTTGAAAAGTGTTAAGGCCTAAACACAACTTTTACAGTGTAAGCCTCCCACTTTTATGacttattgtaaaatattcCTTTATTGCTCCTTACCGTCAATAAATCTTCGTACTGAAGAAATGTTATGTTCAAGCCATTCTTCTTTGccttttcaaattcttttacATGTCTGTACCATGAGCCATACGGTACTGTCAGAACAAAACTGAGTTAGGGCTATTCAATTGAAATGTATGTGAGAGGGTAGGAAGGGAAGTTTAGTTATTAAATGTGGGTCATGGGTCTTTTTTCAATATGTGTCTATATTAATTATCATTAAgcaaaataatctaaaaaatgGTTCCTGGTTGCAAGGATATTTTTTCCTTCCCATATACATTGTAATGGAATAGCCTTTAAGATATGTGTATCAGTACGAATAAGTTTACGGTACggtgaaataatgaaaaatataagtaTATGCAAGTCTGTATATCCATTTAATTACCATACCCAGATATGTTAAGAAAAATTATGGACGAccgtctttttaaaaaaaagttacgtctgacaaaacaagaaaactttTCTAGTTTTCACAGAGAGATCAGATATAACAAAAGAAATGgactaaaacaaataattaaaaaaagtgttcatatACGCTGCAGCTTTAGTGATCCATTTGTCTTAAGTGAaacattaaagtttttttaacaacatattctttattatattaattttggtTGTTTAAGATCAGAAATACTAGATAACTATTGACTGAGTGTatactttatttcaaaacttttagaaaaaaaacgataACCTTTCCTGTTTCAATAGTACttacacaaaatgaaaattttaggaactgaattttcggctctcccttaaCACCATTTGCGAGAATGATCTTAacaaacgatgatagtccgttggaaggggacgataaatggctgaccagtgttaagagagagccatattgCTTGCACTTTAAAGAcatagatttcgaaaaagagcaggatAATGCGGCTACAAGGCAGAACTCGCAACCGCTaagtggaaagggattgatataagttgtaaaacttgtttcctctatatataactataaatagTACTTACACTCATTCCGTGTCCATATATCAAAGAAGTCATTCCAAGGAACATCTAATAAGTTTTTAACGAAGACATCTTTTTTACTGTGATGGTAAAATGAAACACAGACGTCCTTTGGATTTCGTAATATTACAAcaatttttatcttatttagCTTTTTATTGGACATCAGGAACCGGAGGGGTAAATGAGTATGGAGCGTTCTTCGTGCCATGGTCAAGTTTTGTAGATTATCAATGTCGCAGAATTCCAAAACAAGATCAGGGAAAATCGTCTGTGTTAATTCACCCTTTTGGTTAACTATCAATTCTATGATTTCTAGTGACCAATGATTTCCTGAAAAGATTAGAAATATTGATAACCATGTTCTGTTGATTCAGGATATATATCAGTGTTATAGAAAACACTTGATTCATGATCTATCAGTGTTATAGAAAACACTTGATTCAGGATATATCGGTGTTATAGAAAACACTTCATTCAGGATATATCAGTGTTATAGAAAACACTTGATTCAGGATATATCAGTGTTATAGAAAACACTTGATTCAGGATATATCAGTTATATAGAAAACACTTGATTCAGGATATATCAGTGTTATAGAAAACACTTGATTCAGGATACATCAGTGTTATAGAAAACACTTGATTCAGGATATATCGGTGTTATAGAAAACACTTGATTCAGGATATATCAGTGTTATAGAAAACACTTGATTCAGGATATATCAGTGTTATAGAAAACACTTGATTCAGGATATATCAGTTATATAGAAAACACTTGATTCAGGATATATCAGTGTTATAGAAAACACTTGATTCAGGATATATCAGTGCTATAGAGAACACTTGATTCAGGAAATATATCAGTGTTATAGAAAACATTTGATTCGGGATATATATCAGTGTTATAGAAAACACTTGATTCAGGATATATCAGTGTTATAGAAAACACTTGATTCATGATATATCAGTGTTATAGAAAACACTTGATTCAGGAAATATATCAGTGTTATAGAAAACACTTTAACTGTAATGAATTCCTAGCccacacatattttttaaatgtgtggCTTTTTAGCTGAAATTAACGGACGTACATACTCATGATACtggagggggaggacaggggtaagggagacagagataaagggggtaggagaaaggagaaagggggtaagagaaaggagaggaaggctgggagaaaggagaaaaagttggagaaaaaaataaaatatgaaaaaataaaatatctctcttttttcctgtaatttaaaaaaagaaataaggagaagaggggtaggagaaaggagaagaggggaaggagaaaggagaagaggggtaggagaaaggagaagagggtgggagaagggagaagggtaccccctgtcctcccccgCATACCGATTACTGCAGGACACCGCCAACTCACTAGATCATCGTCATTATTTCAACTTTAACAGTCATGGTATTTATAATTAATACGGTGGTTCAAATATTATTCCGCAGAAATTAATTAAAGATGCAGCATTATAAATACTAATCTAATTAAAATAGTGATCTTTGATTTCGTTATAAGTACatataacgaaatcagagatccatattttaattagattgtacaaatacagtatttattataataatgtcACCTGATTTCGGATAACCGCAAATTAGTATGTCGCTTTCAAGGAAGTTAAATTCGGTAATTTCTTTCATTCTCTTCTCAAGTCCGTCCCCTCTTAGAGATGAAAAGGCTGGTAATTTGATATCTTGGTAAACTAGTAATGGTCTTGGCTCCTCAGTAAGGAATACTTCTATATTTGCTTCTGACAtccttaaaaacaaaaacctcAATATACCACATGCACACCTTCTAAAAAAATTCTAGCATTCAAACTGCATGAGGTGTTTTCCATGTTTTCTGGAAACGCTATAGCATATGCACCTCttatgcaatatatatataatccaaaaatgacaaagttcaactaactacaaaaattaaatattaataaaaatctaaacTCTAACCACATGCTGCTTGCACatctttaatatataatactttaaaaaaaacagccaGCAAAGTGCATGAAAACTTCGGCCTAGCATTCAAAGTGTAGGAGGAGTTATCTGGAATAACTATATACCCATAATGAGACAGAAGGATGGAACTTTAAGGAAATGAGACAGAAGGATGGAAGGACGGACGGATATAGATAAAACCATATGTacacgccccccccccccttctcaACATTTAGTTGCGGGGGGTAAATGCAGCAAAGCAAGGTGGTAACGAGCACCAGAAACATACATTTAAcataagaataaaaatcagaattagaacggggaatgtgtcaaagagacaacaaagacaacaacccgaccacacaGCAGAAAACAGgccaaggccaccaatgggtcttcaacacatcAAAGTCAAATCATATACTAGTAACAACAAAGAtcactaaaataataaaaataagtacaAAAGACACTTCTTATAATTAATGTACAATTTAGGCATGTTATATTACTTATCTGATTTTATAAGTCCAGCCACTTGCCCTGTGTGATTTAGCAAAACAAATTACCACTGCATGgatgaatgtttttttcaatctttttacGTGTTGACATAAAATCAGTCACCCAGGATGCATAATATATAAACAGTGCTGAATATTTAGTTCAAGGACGCTTGGTTTAATCTTACAGACGACGGTTCATTTAAACTAAGCAACAATTTAAAAGTCgggtaaaaatgtataaaaaagaaacgtaAATAGTTTGAATGACACAGCTAGGTGGAGTATTTGGAGCTAGTCAATGTAtatctatagtttttaattaacattCAATTGTGCAGTTCTGCAGTTGCAACTAAATTATGCTGTTGCAAACAGTACAAATGTGGATAAGGGACTAATTATTTTTGACCTGAGAAAGGGCTGGTCATTTTGAAATCAAACCTGTCAAATTTTCTTAACCCCCACCCcctaatatttatttattcttcaaaacatttttaaaatatgaatccccccatttgtaatttaaaacaaaaagctCCCAGGGCACAGCTTGAtatgaccgcagaggtcgaaccctaaACAGTTAGGGCAAGTATGTGGACTCAACATTCAATCTTgatacagctctaaatttggattgtgataaaaATGTTGACACAAcacaggtttctgacacagaatgaatgtggtctaagaacttaagcttaaaaactttaaaaaatctttttattggccaatatccaaaatctaaatacatggttagattcagcatataaaaGAACCCCGAGAATTCAATTTTGGACCATTTAGACCTCAgtgtggaccaatttgaaaacaggaccaaaaagtAAGAATCTAAACACACACTTAGTTTCAGCATATCATTgaactctaataaaaaaaaaatatgaaatcaaataaagtttaattttggacccttttgtcCCCTacttcctaaactgttgggaccaaaactccgaAAATTAATCCCCTAATCAAAAACTTTGTGTAgtagatttctatttatttataccaatttattgtgcgaaaaccaaatttCTCCGGACGACGATGACATGATATGATAATATCAATATACGATCGCAAAAAAATTGTTTGCGGTGGTATTAATAAgcttaactttttaaaacatgcaaAACCATATAAGGAGGAATAAGTGCCTTCAAATAGGACTCTTCCGTGAATATAAGTAGGTGGAGCAAGCCAGTGCTTATGGAAGCTTTTACTGAgcttttttctaattttctttATTGGGCTATTAAAGGAAACTTGTCTTAAGTATCTctgtaaaaaatatacattaaaaagtaaactttttgAACTAGTAACAACACATTGTTTACTAAGAGGGATCAAGCATATGTCCCTCTCTTAAACACTGCAtcagtaaacttaattttacgTTAAGTCATATGGAAATCTCCATTGAGTCTGTAAACTTTCATGTGATATTTTACTTGATTGTATATGAATGgtggtaaaaatatatatctccatttgacttttgtaatgttctatttgacattttgtcttttgaagtaTGTTAACTATTTATTTCCATGTACATGAAATGATTACCTCCTTCGTGGGTACTCAGGACAAAATCATGAGCAGATCCCTTGTATGTAACATGCATTTATTTCTTATGTCAATTTTACCGATATGCCGAATCTCCAAAaccagtgtatgtaaagtgtggatccaaaaatataaatttcacgTATATGCCATAAATTTCTGATGTAGAATGATTAATAGACAGacgatatatttgattttttaacaaaatgaagaaaatgagttaaaatgtatatgtttagaACTAGATAATACTAGTAAGACAATGTAAGAGATGCGAACGGGGTTTAATCGCGCCTGaagccatccagctgtgaaatatataccgaAATAGGTGAATGtttaggacatttcacgaacagatcggGCAGGTGATTTAAACTAGCAGGTAAGATGTTGTTGcagaaaattttcatttcaacacaattattaaagttgtataacgtagaatcATAGATTAGCGtcgataatctgtttatcgatATTTTACATCTGAAGACGCTGtaaatttcatgtcaatttcgatAGCAACGTCAGGTGATCCTTAGTTCCATCTCAAGCGAAcagctatgaaaaattatcacaaaaaaaaaaatcaaatgaaaaatgcacaaaatagcgataatataTGCTGGCCGGATGCGGCcatttcgccttttcgcgttttcgcatTTTCTTCTTTCACTTTCACGCGAAATCGAGAAATCGGGAAATCaggaaatcgagaaatcgagaaatcgagaAGCGACATCGGGAAATCAGGAAATCGGGAAAGCGAGaaagcgaaaacgcgaaatcgagaaatcgaaaAATCgggaaaacaaaaacacaaaatcgaGAAATCTATTTCATTTTCGCGTTTTTCGCTTTCTCGCTTTCCCGATTTACTGATTTCTCAATTTCTCGATTTCGCTTTCTCGCTTTCTCGCTTTCCCGATTtctcgatttctcgatttcgcgatttcatgttttttaagtAAAAGGAGAAAACGCGATAACGCGAAAAGGTGAAATGGCCGCATCCGTCCACCATAATAATAGGTTTtatcattcagtttcttcatattgaaCTAGATGATGCTTTCTTTATGCGAGTCATGTTTACTATCGAATACTGATACtatactttcattttcaatgtagaGCGAttcattagtattgtatatgcggtgcattttcactatatgaatttttataaaatttttttatctattagtcttaatttagccgacttgctaAAACAATAGATACAGTAAGAGAAGGATTTGAAAAAGTCCAACTTGCGAACGAAAGCTTGATTTAACACTCtgttaaattcaatagaaataacatttatttcaaatgtattccattttaaaatttcttataAATCGATGGGATCATTTTATCCGTGGTTTTATTaatccatttccatgacacttcatcactaattacgtacatcttgatagATTGAACCGTTGGTTTACCCGTatgaaaggttttacactggggacctttataacttgcttttcggtgtgagccaagactccatgttgaagaccgtattttgacctataatggtataCTTTTATAGATTGTGACtcggatagagagttgtctcattgtcacatatgACATCTTGTTATATCTATCTATGGTTCAAACCGAAACGGGATtggataaaaagggataaaaaaaaagacacactgGGAtgagtgttgtcaaatcgtacaatTTTGtctaaccggttactcggatagTCGTTCCAACGGAAACATGAAAAATAGGAttcttttctatattgtgttttcAGCAGGATGGATTTTAAAAGCTGTTCGAAAATGAATGTcttgttgtctttttttgtgggattaatttattatttttataggtgttGCAACCTTTTCGTGttcaattttataaagtaaTTACCAATCTGGAGTCTTTCCTTCTGTCAGAGAGGCTGCGCCATTAAAGATGGTGTATCATGTTACCAACGCTTGAGATGTTTCTGTATTTGTTGGTAACACAACGCATTGTAGCCCTCCTTTAAACTTAGTTTTTCAATGCTATCTATCTATATATGTCTTGTTGTAAGTATAGATACCAAACAAAgcgataaaattgagaatgacaatggggaatgtgtcaaagagacaacaacctgaccatataagaaaaacaacagcagaaagtcaccaacaggtcttcaatgtagcgagaaattcccgcacccggaggcatccttgacttgggaaaggcgcaaaaatgcagcggggttaaacatgtttatgaggtctcaaccctcccctatacctctagccaatgtagaaaagtaaatgcataacaatacgtacggggcgccgaatgggactcttgtggttttgtactcaaaattcaattttgtacggacaaaagtgacttttgttcaacaaaaatgagttcagtttaacaaaatttgtatcatactacaaatttgaaattttgtcatacaaaattatctatcagcggacaaaagtcacttttgtcatgacaaaattcatttttgttacacagacttgacttttgttacctaatttgaaaagtgagcgacaaaagtcaattttgtatttaaattagtttagtttggtttctgtgaactaatttgcatacaaaatcgacttttgttacacaaaattgacttttgttacacaaaaatgacttttgttacacaaaaatgacttttgttacacaaaattgacttttgttacacaaaattgacttttgttacacaaaattgacttttgttacacaaaaatgacttttgttacacaaaattgacttttgttacacaaaattgactttgttacacaaaattgacttttgttacacaaaattgacttttgttacactaaattgacttttgttacacaaaattgacttttgttacacaaaattgacttttgtgagacaaaattgacttttgtgagacaaaattgacttttgtgagacaaaattgacaaaattgaattttgtctcaacaaaattaacaaaattgaattttgtctcaacaaaattgacaaaattgaattttgtctcaacaaaattaacaaaattgaattttgtctcaacaaaatttacaaaattgacttttgtctcaacaaaattaacaaaattgacttttgtctcaacaaaatagatttttgtcatgaaagtcaattttgtctcacgaaagtcaattttgtctcataaaagtcaattttgttgttacaaaattgaattttgtcatcacaaaaatgaattttgtcatcacaaaaatgaattttgtcgtcacaaaattgacttttgtctcaacaaaattgaattttgtcatcacaaaaatgaattttgtcgtcacaaaattgacttttgtctcaacaaaattgacaaaattgacttttgtctcaacaaaattgacaaaactgacttttgtctcaacaaaattaacaaaattgacttttgtctcaacaaaattaacaaaattgacttttgtctcaacaaaaatgacaaaattgaattttgtctcaacaaaaatgacaaaattgaattttgtctcaacaaaaatgacaaaattgaattttgtctcacaaaagtcaattttgtctcacaaaagtcaattttgtctcacaaaagtcaattttgtctcacaaaagtcaatttagtCTCACataagttaattttgtttcacaaaagttaattttgtttcacaaaagttaattttgtttcacaaaagtcaattttgtctcacaaaattgaatcttaccgtacacaattgacttttgtgatttaatttccatatcagg
It contains:
- the LOC134685262 gene encoding sulfotransferase 1B1-like — its product is MSEANIEVFLTEEPRPLLVYQDIKLPAFSSLRGDGLEKRMKEITEFNFLESDILICGYPKSGNHWSLEIIELIVNQKGELTQTIFPDLVLEFCDIDNLQNLTMARRTLHTHLPLRFLMSNKKLNKIKIVVILRNPKDVCVSFYHHSKKDVFVKNLLDVPWNDFFDIWTRNELPYGSWYRHVKEFEKAKKNGLNITFLQYEDLLTQPQSAITNLAKSLEISCTNDLVTDIIKTTSFENMKQNKKELSKMTDPEGKGLIFRKGQVGDWKNWFSDAQNVIFDKQFKAEMNDSNLEFKFS